In Streptomyces sp. P3, one DNA window encodes the following:
- a CDS encoding ABC-F family ATP-binding cassette domain-containing protein — protein sequence MHQSITCTSLAFSWPDGTPVFDDLDVAFGSGRTGLVGVNGSGKSTLLKLIAGELEPADGAVRVTGEVGYLPQNVTLDTDLRIDQVLGIADRRAALHAIEAGDAAEEHFETVGDDWDVEERALATLGELGLGHVDLDRTTGEVSGGESVLLRLAALLLRRPDVLLLDEPTNNLDLYARRRLYTAVASWPGVLVVVSHDRELLDLVGQIADLRAGEITWYGGNFTAYEEALATEQEAAERMVRVAEADLRKQKRELADAQVKLARRKRYGQKMWDSKREPKIVMGARKRAAQESAGKHRIMHEEKLAEARDRLDDAVEAVRDDDEIRVDLPYTAVPPGREVLTLMDLRLAHGARVEGGFDLRGPERVALVGRNGAGKTTLLRTIAGELAPEAGEVHAHVPLRFLPQRLDVLDGDLTVAENVARFAPGATNNRIRARLARFLFRGARADQKAATLSGGERFRAALAALMLAEPAPQLLLLDEPTNNLDMASVRQLTTALESYEGALVVAGHDLPFLESIGITRWLLMDGTLRETTAEEVADPA from the coding sequence TTGCATCAGTCCATCACCTGTACCTCCCTCGCCTTCTCCTGGCCCGACGGCACCCCCGTCTTCGACGACCTCGACGTCGCCTTCGGCAGCGGCCGCACCGGACTCGTCGGCGTCAACGGCTCCGGCAAGTCGACCCTGCTGAAGCTGATCGCCGGAGAACTCGAACCCGCCGACGGCGCCGTGCGCGTCACGGGCGAGGTCGGCTACCTGCCGCAGAACGTCACCCTGGACACGGACCTGCGGATCGACCAGGTGCTCGGCATCGCCGACCGGCGGGCCGCCCTGCACGCCATCGAGGCCGGCGACGCGGCCGAGGAGCACTTCGAGACCGTCGGCGACGACTGGGACGTCGAGGAGCGCGCCCTGGCCACCCTCGGTGAGCTCGGGCTCGGCCACGTCGACCTCGACCGCACGACCGGCGAGGTCTCCGGCGGCGAGTCGGTCCTGCTGCGGCTGGCCGCTCTGCTGCTGCGCCGGCCGGACGTCCTGCTGCTGGACGAGCCGACCAACAACCTCGACCTGTACGCCCGGCGGCGGCTGTACACGGCCGTCGCGTCCTGGCCGGGCGTGCTGGTCGTGGTCAGCCACGACCGGGAGCTGCTGGACCTCGTCGGCCAGATCGCCGACCTGCGCGCCGGGGAGATCACCTGGTACGGCGGCAACTTCACCGCCTACGAGGAGGCCCTGGCCACCGAGCAGGAGGCCGCCGAGCGCATGGTGCGCGTCGCCGAGGCCGACCTGCGCAAACAGAAGCGCGAACTGGCGGACGCCCAGGTCAAGCTCGCCCGCCGGAAGCGGTACGGGCAGAAGATGTGGGACAGCAAGCGTGAGCCCAAGATCGTCATGGGCGCGCGCAAACGCGCCGCGCAGGAGTCGGCGGGCAAGCACCGGATCATGCACGAGGAGAAGCTCGCCGAGGCCAGGGACCGGCTCGACGACGCCGTGGAGGCCGTACGCGACGACGACGAGATCCGCGTCGACCTGCCGTACACGGCCGTACCGCCGGGGCGCGAGGTCCTCACCCTCATGGACCTGCGGCTCGCCCACGGCGCGCGCGTGGAGGGCGGTTTCGACCTGCGCGGTCCCGAGCGGGTGGCACTGGTGGGGCGCAACGGGGCCGGGAAGACGACGCTGCTGCGCACGATCGCCGGGGAGCTGGCGCCCGAGGCGGGCGAGGTGCACGCGCACGTGCCGCTGCGATTCCTGCCGCAGCGGCTCGACGTCCTCGACGGCGACCTCACGGTCGCCGAGAACGTGGCCCGTTTCGCGCCCGGAGCGACCAACAACCGGATCCGGGCCCGGCTCGCCCGCTTCCTGTTCCGGGGCGCCCGCGCCGACCAGAAGGCGGCGACCCTCTCGGGCGGGGAGCGCTTCCGGGCGGCCCTGGCGGCCCTGATGCTCGCCGAGCCGGCGCCGCAGCTGCTGCTGCTCGACGAGCCGACCAACAACCTCGACATGGCGAGCGTGCGCCAGCTGACGACGGCGCTGGAGTCGTACGAGGGGGCACTGGTCGTGGCCGGCCACGACCTGCCGTTCCTGGAGTCGATCGGCATCACGCGCTGGCTGCTGATGGACGGCACGCTGAGGGAGACGACGGCGGAGGAGGTGGCGGACCCGGCGTAG
- a CDS encoding SsgA family sporulation/cell division regulator — protein sequence MSTVIEQLVEARLVAAAPRMPNIPATLHYDRLDPFAVRMTFPAPATLEGVEVCWTFSRELLAAGLHDAEGHGDVRVRPYGYDRTVLEFHAPEGTAVVHVHSADIRRFLRAASDLVPTGTEHRQLDLDHDLAELMRDAC from the coding sequence TTGTCCACCGTCATCGAACAGCTCGTAGAGGCCCGCCTGGTCGCGGCCGCGCCTCGCATGCCCAACATCCCCGCCACCTTGCACTACGACCGTCTGGACCCGTTCGCCGTGCGGATGACCTTCCCGGCTCCGGCCACCCTGGAGGGCGTCGAGGTCTGCTGGACGTTCTCCCGCGAACTGCTCGCCGCGGGCCTGCACGACGCCGAGGGCCATGGCGACGTCCGGGTGCGCCCCTACGGGTACGACCGCACCGTCCTGGAGTTCCACGCGCCCGAGGGAACCGCCGTCGTGCATGTCCACTCGGCCGACATCCGCCGCTTCCTGCGGGCGGCGAGCGACCTGGTGCCGACCGGGACCGAGCACCGCCAGCTCGACCTGGACCACGACCTGGCGGAGCTGATGCGGGACGCCTGCTGA
- a CDS encoding oxidoreductase, translating to MRTGGRVTAAACGAALAVLTALPAHAHPERPAAPRWELRDTGVTARLRGLAAVDRDTAWAAGTGGVVLRTADGGATWRDVSPPGAADLQFRDVEAFDARRAVVLAIGEGETSRVYRTEDGGTTWTESFRNTDPRAFYDCMTFFDRRHGLAVSDPVDGRFRVLSTGDGGRTWNVLPDAGMPPALEGEAGFAASGQCLVAAGARDVWLATGGGARARVLHSSDRGMTWKAADVPVPAADPARGVFALAFRDRTHGLAVGGDYRPDQPSPQAAATTTDGGRTWRPAAGPPPAYRSGVAWLPHSRTAALAVGPAGTDLTTDAGRTWRTLDTGSYDTVDCTPDLGCWAAGEQGRVARLES from the coding sequence ATGCGCACCGGCGGCCGGGTGACGGCGGCGGCCTGCGGGGCGGCGCTCGCCGTGCTCACCGCACTGCCCGCGCACGCACATCCGGAACGTCCGGCGGCGCCCCGCTGGGAGCTCAGGGACACCGGCGTCACCGCGCGCCTGCGCGGTCTCGCGGCGGTCGACCGCGACACCGCGTGGGCCGCCGGCACCGGGGGCGTCGTCCTGCGCACCGCCGACGGCGGCGCGACCTGGCGGGACGTCTCCCCGCCTGGCGCGGCCGACCTGCAGTTCCGCGACGTCGAGGCGTTCGACGCGCGCCGCGCCGTGGTCCTCGCCATCGGTGAGGGCGAGACCTCACGCGTGTACCGCACCGAGGACGGCGGGACGACCTGGACGGAGTCCTTCCGCAACACCGACCCCCGCGCGTTCTACGACTGCATGACCTTCTTCGACCGCCGCCACGGACTCGCCGTGAGCGATCCCGTCGACGGGAGGTTCCGCGTCCTGTCGACCGGCGACGGCGGCCGCACCTGGAACGTGCTGCCCGACGCGGGGATGCCTCCCGCCCTGGAAGGCGAGGCGGGGTTCGCCGCGAGCGGCCAGTGCCTGGTGGCCGCCGGGGCCCGGGACGTCTGGCTGGCCACCGGCGGGGGCGCACGCGCGCGGGTGCTGCACTCCTCCGACCGCGGGATGACCTGGAAGGCCGCCGACGTTCCCGTCCCCGCCGCGGACCCCGCGCGCGGCGTCTTCGCCCTCGCCTTCCGCGACCGCACGCACGGCCTCGCCGTGGGCGGCGACTACCGCCCCGACCAGCCCTCACCGCAGGCCGCCGCCACGACCACGGACGGCGGTCGCACCTGGCGGCCCGCGGCGGGCCCGCCGCCCGCCTACCGCTCCGGCGTCGCCTGGCTGCCCCACAGCCGCACCGCGGCCCTCGCGGTCGGCCCCGCCGGCACCGACCTGACCACCGACGCCGGACGTACCTGGCGCACCCTCGACACCGGCTCGTACGACACCGTGGACTGCACGCCCGACCTCGGCTGCTGGGCCGCGGGCGAACAGGGACGCGTGGCACGCCTGGAGAGCTGA
- a CDS encoding plasmid stabilization protein yields MPRGSSPKRERQYEHIKESAQDRGESPGRAKEIAARTVNKERARSGESRTASRTSTEDMSSGRRGGQRSGKGSQGPTYDQLYEEARRRGVKGRSDMNKSQLRRALGD; encoded by the coding sequence ATGCCACGCGGTTCCAGCCCCAAGCGGGAGCGCCAGTACGAGCACATCAAGGAGAGCGCGCAGGACCGGGGAGAGAGCCCCGGCCGCGCGAAGGAGATCGCCGCGCGGACGGTCAACAAGGAGCGCGCCCGGTCCGGCGAGTCGAGGACCGCGAGCCGCACCTCCACCGAGGACATGTCGTCCGGCAGGCGGGGCGGTCAGCGGTCCGGCAAGGGTTCTCAGGGGCCCACCTACGACCAGCTGTACGAGGAGGCCAGGCGGCGGGGCGTCAAGGGCCGCTCGGACATGAACAAGAGCCAGTTGCGGCGCGCGCTCGGCGACTGA
- a CDS encoding endonuclease V: MTTVSIPAGWPATEEEARAVQDELRARVLLEPGPPVGAGHVTGVDVAYDDERDVVAAAAVVLDAASLEVVAEATAVGRISFPYVPGLLAFREIPTVLAALDALPHEPGLVVCDGYGLAHPRRFGLASHLGVLTGLPTIGVAKNPFVFTHADPDAPRGSASPLLAGDEEVGRALRTRAGVKPVFVSVGHRVTLDDACAHTLALTPRFRLPETTRRADSLCRRALQEATIRH; this comes from the coding sequence ATGACGACCGTCAGCATTCCCGCGGGCTGGCCCGCGACAGAGGAAGAGGCCCGCGCCGTCCAGGACGAGCTGCGGGCCCGTGTACTGCTCGAGCCGGGGCCGCCCGTGGGCGCCGGGCACGTGACGGGGGTCGACGTCGCCTACGACGACGAGCGCGACGTCGTCGCGGCGGCCGCCGTCGTGCTGGACGCGGCGAGCCTGGAGGTCGTCGCCGAGGCCACCGCCGTGGGGCGGATCTCCTTCCCCTACGTGCCCGGCCTGCTCGCGTTCCGGGAGATCCCCACCGTGCTCGCCGCCCTGGACGCCCTGCCGCACGAGCCGGGCCTGGTGGTGTGCGACGGCTACGGTCTGGCCCACCCCCGGCGCTTCGGCCTCGCCAGCCACCTCGGGGTGCTCACCGGCCTGCCGACGATCGGCGTCGCCAAGAACCCGTTCGTCTTCACCCACGCAGACCCGGACGCCCCGCGCGGATCGGCGTCCCCGCTGCTGGCGGGCGACGAGGAGGTGGGTCGCGCGCTGCGCACCCGGGCGGGCGTGAAGCCGGTGTTCGTCTCCGTCGGCCACCGCGTCACCCTGGACGACGCCTGCGCCCACACCCTGGCCCTCACCCCGCGCTTCCGGCTCCCGGAGACCACCCGCCGGGCCGACTCACTGTGCCGCCGGGCCCTTCAGGAAGCCACCATCCGCCACTGA
- the mmpA gene encoding morphogenic membrane protein MmpA: MTTHRAPKPLAAPERPVERAVNAALILAVLAGLGWIVGMIYTLVQWPL; this comes from the coding sequence ATGACCACGCATCGTGCTCCCAAGCCCCTCGCCGCCCCGGAACGTCCGGTCGAGCGTGCCGTGAACGCCGCACTGATCCTCGCCGTCCTGGCCGGCCTCGGCTGGATCGTCGGGATGATCTACACGCTCGTGCAGTGGCCGCTCTGA
- a CDS encoding trans-acting enoyl reductase family protein, with protein MSRLKTSDRPYDIVLFGATGFVGTLTAEYLAVHAPAGLRWAIAGRDERKLELLRERLGVDVGVLRADVADPASLRALAKDARVVATTVGPYVRYGEELVAACADTGADYLDLTGEPEFVDLTYVRHDTRARETGARLIHACGFDSVPHDLGVYFTVRRLPEGVPLTVDGFVTADASFSGGTFASALDQFARGRQMLAAARERGRHEPRLMGRRAVAPVGAPRFAGEVGAWALPLPTIDPQIVLRSARALQRYGPDFRYRHYAAVPRLPVAVGGVAAVGALAAAAQVPPARRWLSDRLKPGDGPSAQKRARSWFSVRFVGEGGGRRVYTEVAGGDPGYDETAKMFAEAAMALACDDLPPTAGQVTTAVAMGDALTGRLTRAGLRFRVAARR; from the coding sequence ATGAGCAGGCTGAAAACGAGCGACCGTCCGTACGACATCGTGCTCTTCGGGGCGACGGGCTTCGTGGGAACGCTCACCGCGGAGTACCTCGCCGTCCATGCTCCCGCCGGGCTGCGCTGGGCCATCGCCGGGCGCGACGAGCGCAAGCTGGAACTGCTGCGCGAACGGCTCGGCGTGGACGTCGGGGTGCTGCGCGCCGACGTCGCCGACCCGGCGTCCCTGCGCGCGCTCGCCAAGGACGCCCGCGTGGTGGCCACGACGGTGGGCCCCTACGTGCGCTACGGCGAGGAACTGGTGGCCGCCTGCGCGGACACCGGCGCGGACTACCTCGACCTCACCGGCGAGCCGGAATTCGTCGACCTGACGTACGTCCGGCACGACACACGCGCGCGGGAGACGGGGGCACGGCTGATCCACGCGTGCGGCTTCGACTCCGTACCGCACGACCTCGGCGTGTACTTCACCGTCCGCCGGCTCCCCGAAGGCGTGCCGCTGACCGTGGACGGCTTCGTGACGGCCGACGCCTCCTTCTCGGGCGGCACCTTCGCCTCGGCGCTCGACCAGTTCGCACGCGGCCGGCAGATGCTGGCCGCGGCACGGGAACGGGGACGGCACGAGCCGCGGCTCATGGGCCGCCGGGCCGTCGCCCCGGTGGGCGCGCCACGGTTCGCCGGGGAGGTCGGCGCCTGGGCGCTGCCGCTGCCGACCATCGACCCGCAGATCGTGCTCCGGTCGGCCCGGGCGCTGCAGCGCTACGGCCCCGACTTCCGCTACCGGCACTACGCGGCCGTCCCGCGGCTGCCCGTCGCCGTGGGCGGCGTCGCCGCGGTCGGGGCGCTCGCCGCGGCGGCCCAGGTGCCGCCCGCCCGGCGCTGGCTGTCGGACCGTCTCAAGCCGGGTGACGGGCCGAGCGCGCAGAAGCGGGCGCGGAGCTGGTTCTCCGTCCGGTTCGTCGGCGAGGGCGGCGGCCGGCGGGTGTACACCGAGGTCGCGGGCGGCGACCCCGGCTACGACGAGACGGCGAAGATGTTCGCCGAGGCGGCGATGGCGCTGGCCTGCGACGACCTCCCACCGACGGCCGGGCAGGTCACCACGGCCGTGGCGATGGGCGACGCGCTGACCGGGCGGCTGACCCGCGCGGGCCTCCGTTTCCGCGTCGCGGCGCGCCGCTGA
- a CDS encoding MmcQ/YjbR family DNA-binding protein yields the protein MSVDRNARRKWEKAREFALGLPGAAEEFPRGESAGKVNGKVLVLLGVDDGSHPRGVTVGLVEETVHAPALAAPGTGPAGHGLRRSGRVRLPLGGKGAPEAGLLCDRVEESRRTIAPRRLVTELETR from the coding sequence GTGAGCGTGGACCGCAATGCCCGCAGGAAGTGGGAGAAAGCGCGCGAGTTCGCACTCGGACTGCCGGGTGCGGCGGAGGAGTTCCCCCGGGGCGAGAGTGCGGGCAAGGTGAACGGGAAGGTGCTCGTCCTCCTCGGTGTCGACGACGGCAGTCACCCAAGGGGTGTCACCGTCGGACTCGTGGAGGAGACCGTGCACGCCCCTGCGCTCGCCGCCCCCGGCACCGGACCCGCCGGACACGGCCTCCGCAGGTCGGGCCGGGTGCGCCTCCCGCTGGGAGGCAAGGGCGCGCCCGAGGCCGGGCTGCTCTGCGACCGGGTGGAGGAGAGCCGCCGCACGATCGCTCCCCGACGGCTCGTCACGGAGCTGGAGACACGCTGA
- a CDS encoding CaiB/BaiF CoA-transferase family protein, translating to MTTGRTTGHGPLDGVRVLELAGIGPGPFAGMLLADLGADVVRVDRPGGPALGIDPAHDVTNRNKRSVVVDLKAPDGPARVLDLAARADVLIEGNRPGVAERLGVGPADCHARNPRLVYGRMTGWGQEGPLAQRAGHDIAYIALTGALGLIGSPDTPPPAPANLLGDYAGGSLYLVVGVLAALHHARVSGVGQVVDAAIVDGAAHLSAMIHGMLAAGGWQDRRGANLLDGGCPYYGVYETADGGYMAVGALEPQFYDAFVDLLGLGGDLRGARRDWTRWGELREAVAARFRTRTRDAWTAVFEGSDACVAPVLSLREAPHHPHLAARGTFVRHDGITQPAPAPRFSGTPTAVRTGPALPGADTHRVARDWDVPRLAPDLEQPLPNPPARGD from the coding sequence ATGACGACGGGACGGACGACCGGGCACGGCCCGCTGGACGGCGTGCGCGTGCTGGAGCTCGCCGGGATCGGCCCGGGCCCCTTCGCGGGCATGCTGCTGGCCGATCTCGGCGCCGACGTGGTCCGGGTGGACCGTCCCGGCGGGCCCGCCCTCGGCATCGACCCCGCCCACGACGTGACCAACCGCAACAAGCGCTCGGTGGTCGTGGACCTCAAGGCGCCGGACGGCCCCGCGCGCGTGCTCGACCTCGCAGCCCGCGCCGACGTGCTGATCGAGGGCAACCGGCCGGGCGTCGCCGAGCGGCTCGGCGTCGGCCCCGCGGACTGCCACGCCCGCAACCCCCGACTGGTCTACGGCCGGATGACCGGCTGGGGCCAGGAGGGTCCGCTCGCCCAGCGCGCCGGCCACGACATCGCCTACATCGCCCTCACCGGCGCCCTGGGCCTGATCGGCTCCCCGGACACACCCCCGCCGGCCCCGGCCAACCTGCTCGGCGACTACGCGGGCGGTTCCCTCTACCTCGTCGTCGGCGTCCTCGCGGCGCTGCACCACGCGCGCGTGAGCGGCGTCGGCCAGGTCGTCGACGCGGCCATCGTGGACGGCGCCGCCCATCTCTCCGCGATGATCCACGGCATGCTCGCGGCCGGCGGCTGGCAGGACCGGCGCGGCGCCAACCTCCTCGACGGCGGCTGCCCGTACTACGGCGTCTACGAGACCGCCGACGGCGGATACATGGCCGTCGGCGCGCTGGAGCCGCAGTTCTACGACGCCTTCGTGGACCTCCTGGGCCTCGGCGGGGACCTCCGTGGCGCCCGCAGGGACTGGACGCGCTGGGGAGAGCTGCGGGAGGCCGTCGCCGCCCGCTTCCGCACCCGCACCCGCGACGCGTGGACGGCGGTCTTCGAGGGCTCCGACGCGTGCGTGGCGCCGGTGCTGTCGCTGCGCGAGGCCCCGCACCACCCGCACCTGGCGGCCCGCGGCACCTTCGTCCGCCACGACGGCATCACCCAGCCCGCCCCCGCGCCCCGGTTCTCCGGGACGCCCACGGCCGTCCGCACCGGCCCGGCACTGCCCGGCGCCGACACGCACCGGGTGGCCCGTGACTGGGACGTGCCGCGACTCGCGCCCGACCTCGAACAGCCCCTGCCGAACCCCCCGGCCCGGGGCGACTGA
- a CDS encoding acetyl-CoA C-acetyltransferase, producing the protein MSTEAYVYDAIRTPRGRGKANGSLHGTKPIDLVVGLIHELRDRFPGLDPAAIDDIVLGVVSPVGDQGSDIARTAAIAAGLPDTVAGVQENRFCASGLEAVNLAAMKVRSGWEDLVLAGGVESMSRVPMASDGGAWFNDPMTNLDVNFVPQGIGADLIATIEGFSRRDVDEYAALSQERAATAWKEGRFDRSVVPVRDRSGLVVLDHDEYPRPGTTADSLARLKPSFADIGELGGFDAVALQKYHWVEKIDHVHHAGNSSGIVDGASLVAIGTREVGERHGLTPRARIVSAAVSGSEPTIMLTGPAPATRKALAKAGLTIDDIDLVEINEAFAAVVLRFVKDMGLSLDKVNVNGGAIALGHPLGATGAMILGSLVDELERQDKRYGLATLCVGGGMGIATVVERV; encoded by the coding sequence GTGAGCACCGAAGCGTACGTGTACGACGCGATCCGCACCCCGCGCGGGCGCGGCAAGGCGAACGGCTCCCTGCACGGAACGAAGCCCATCGACCTCGTCGTCGGCCTCATCCACGAACTGCGCGACCGCTTCCCCGGCCTGGACCCGGCCGCGATCGACGACATCGTGCTCGGCGTGGTCAGCCCCGTCGGCGACCAGGGCTCCGACATCGCGCGCACCGCCGCGATCGCGGCCGGCCTGCCGGACACCGTGGCCGGCGTACAGGAGAACCGCTTCTGCGCCTCGGGCCTGGAAGCCGTCAACCTGGCCGCCATGAAGGTCCGCTCGGGCTGGGAGGACCTCGTCCTCGCGGGCGGCGTCGAGTCCATGTCCCGGGTGCCGATGGCCTCGGACGGCGGCGCCTGGTTCAACGACCCGATGACCAACCTGGACGTCAACTTCGTGCCGCAGGGCATCGGCGCCGACCTCATCGCCACCATCGAGGGCTTCTCCCGGCGCGACGTCGACGAGTACGCCGCCCTGTCGCAGGAGCGGGCGGCGACGGCCTGGAAGGAGGGCCGTTTCGACCGCTCGGTCGTCCCGGTGCGGGACCGCAGCGGACTGGTCGTCCTCGACCACGACGAGTACCCCCGCCCCGGCACCACCGCGGACTCCCTCGCCAGGCTGAAGCCGTCCTTCGCCGACATCGGCGAACTGGGCGGGTTCGACGCCGTGGCGCTGCAGAAGTACCACTGGGTCGAGAAGATCGACCACGTCCACCACGCGGGCAACTCCTCCGGCATCGTCGACGGCGCCTCCCTGGTCGCCATCGGCACCAGGGAGGTCGGCGAGCGTCACGGGCTCACCCCGCGCGCGCGGATCGTCTCCGCGGCCGTCTCCGGATCCGAGCCGACGATCATGCTCACCGGTCCCGCGCCCGCCACCCGCAAGGCCCTCGCCAAGGCCGGCCTGACCATCGACGACATCGACCTCGTCGAGATCAACGAGGCCTTCGCCGCGGTCGTCCTGCGCTTCGTCAAGGACATGGGCCTGTCCCTGGACAAGGTCAACGTCAACGGCGGCGCGATCGCGCTGGGCCACCCGCTCGGCGCCACCGGCGCGATGATCCTCGGCTCCCTCGTCGACGAACTGGAGCGCCAGGACAAGCGCTACGGCCTCGCCACCCTCTGCGTCGGCGGCGGCATGGGCATCGCCACCGTCGTCGAGCGCGTCTGA
- a CDS encoding 3-hydroxyacyl-CoA dehydrogenase NAD-binding domain-containing protein, producing the protein MTQSTTIRWEQDRTGLVTLVLDDPDQSANTMNAAFRASLAAVADRLEAEKDSVRGVILTSAKKTFFAGGDLRDLIRVTPDTAQELLDGGLEIKRNLRRIETLGKPVVAALNGAALGGGYELALACHHRIALDAPGSKIGCPEVTLGLLPGGGGVVRTVRLLGITDALLKVLLKGTQYSPRRALENGLVDDVAGTPEELLAKARAFVDANPESQQPWDRPGYRIPGGTPSNPRFAANLPAFPASLRKETNGAPYPAPRNILAAAVEGAQVDFDTAQVIEARYFVELAAGQTSKNMIQAFFFDLQAVNSGLSRPKGVAPRPVRRAAVLGAGMMGAGIAYACARAGIDVVLKDVSLEAALKGKAYSEKLCAKAVSRSRTTQEKADALLARITPAADPADLAGCDAVIEAVFEDTALKHKVFQEIEQVVAPDALLCSNTSTLPITALAEGVQRQADFIGLHFFSPVDKMPLVEIIKGERTGDEALARAFDLVRQISKTPIVVNDSRGFFTSRVIGHFINEGVAMVGEGIEPASVEQAAAQAGYPAKVLSLMDELTLTLPRKIRRESRRAVEEAGGTWPGHPAEAVIDRMVDEFGRTGRSGGAGFYEYGEDGRRAGLWPGLREHFTRAGAEIPFEDMQERMLFSEALDTVRLVEEGVLTSVADANIGSLFGIGFPGWTGGVLQYINGYDGGLPGFVARARELAARYGDRFTPPALLVEKAQRGETFTDAR; encoded by the coding sequence ATGACACAGAGCACCACCATCCGCTGGGAACAGGACCGCACCGGCCTCGTCACCCTCGTCCTCGACGACCCCGACCAGTCCGCGAACACCATGAACGCGGCCTTCCGTGCCTCCCTGGCCGCGGTCGCCGACCGCCTGGAGGCCGAGAAGGACTCCGTCCGGGGCGTCATCCTCACCTCGGCCAAGAAGACCTTCTTCGCCGGCGGCGACCTGCGCGACCTCATCCGCGTCACCCCGGACACGGCCCAGGAACTGCTGGACGGCGGACTGGAGATCAAGCGCAACCTGCGCCGCATCGAGACCCTCGGCAAGCCCGTCGTCGCCGCCCTGAACGGCGCGGCCCTCGGCGGCGGCTACGAACTCGCCCTCGCCTGCCACCACCGCATCGCGCTCGACGCGCCCGGATCGAAGATCGGCTGCCCCGAGGTCACCCTCGGCCTGCTCCCCGGCGGCGGCGGCGTCGTGCGCACGGTCCGGCTGCTGGGCATCACCGACGCCCTCCTGAAGGTCCTCCTCAAGGGCACCCAGTACAGCCCGCGGCGGGCCCTGGAGAACGGTCTGGTCGACGACGTCGCCGGCACGCCCGAGGAACTGCTCGCCAAGGCCCGCGCCTTCGTCGACGCGAACCCCGAGTCGCAGCAGCCCTGGGACCGGCCGGGTTACCGCATCCCGGGCGGCACCCCGTCGAACCCCCGGTTCGCCGCCAACCTGCCCGCGTTCCCGGCGAGCCTGCGCAAGGAGACCAACGGCGCCCCCTACCCCGCGCCGCGCAACATCCTCGCCGCGGCCGTCGAGGGCGCCCAGGTCGACTTCGACACCGCACAGGTCATCGAGGCCCGCTACTTCGTCGAACTGGCCGCCGGGCAGACCTCGAAGAACATGATCCAGGCGTTCTTCTTCGACCTCCAGGCCGTCAACTCGGGCCTCAGCCGCCCCAAGGGCGTCGCACCCCGCCCGGTGCGCAGGGCGGCCGTCCTGGGCGCCGGGATGATGGGCGCCGGCATCGCCTACGCGTGCGCCCGCGCCGGCATCGACGTCGTCCTGAAGGACGTCTCCCTGGAGGCCGCCCTCAAGGGGAAGGCCTACTCCGAGAAGCTGTGCGCCAAGGCCGTCTCCCGCAGCCGCACGACCCAGGAGAAGGCGGACGCGCTCCTCGCCCGCATCACGCCCGCCGCGGACCCCGCCGACCTGGCCGGCTGCGACGCCGTCATCGAGGCCGTCTTCGAGGACACCGCCCTCAAGCACAAGGTCTTCCAGGAGATCGAGCAGGTCGTCGCCCCCGACGCCCTGCTGTGCTCCAACACCTCCACGCTGCCCATCACCGCCCTCGCCGAAGGAGTCCAGCGCCAGGCGGACTTCATCGGGCTGCACTTCTTCTCGCCCGTCGACAAGATGCCGCTGGTCGAGATCATCAAGGGCGAGCGCACCGGCGACGAGGCGCTCGCGCGCGCCTTCGACCTGGTGCGGCAGATCAGCAAGACGCCGATCGTCGTCAACGACTCGCGCGGCTTCTTCACCTCCCGGGTGATCGGCCACTTCATCAACGAGGGCGTCGCCATGGTCGGCGAGGGCATCGAGCCCGCCTCCGTGGAACAGGCTGCCGCGCAGGCCGGCTACCCCGCCAAGGTGCTATCCCTGATGGACGAGCTGACGCTGACCCTCCCGCGCAAGATCCGGCGCGAGTCCAGGCGGGCTGTCGAGGAGGCCGGCGGCACCTGGCCCGGACACCCCGCCGAGGCCGTCATCGACCGCATGGTCGACGAGTTCGGCCGCACGGGGCGCAGCGGCGGCGCCGGCTTCTACGAGTACGGGGAGGACGGCAGGCGGGCCGGTCTGTGGCCGGGGCTGCGCGAGCACTTCACCCGCGCGGGCGCCGAGATCCCCTTCGAGGACATGCAGGAGCGCATGCTCTTCTCCGAGGCCCTCGACACCGTCAGGCTCGTCGAGGAGGGCGTCCTGACCTCCGTGGCCGACGCCAACATCGGCTCCCTCTTCGGCATCGGCTTCCCCGGCTGGACCGGTGGCGTGCTCCAGTACATCAACGGCTACGACGGCGGGCTCCCGGGCTTCGTGGCCCGCGCGCGTGAGCTCGCCGCGCGCTACGGCGACCGCTTCACCCCGCCCGCGCTGCTGGTGGAGAAGGCGCAACGGGGGGAGACCTTCACGGACGCGCGCTGA